The Halogranum gelatinilyticum genome contains a region encoding:
- a CDS encoding amino acid permease, translated as MSLEGGELERTLGFVEAMTLGGGTMIGAGIFILPGIAAETAGPASALSYAIAGFVALLAALSLSELATGMPIAGGSYHYVNRALGGLFGSVVGWGMWTGLMFASAFYMIGFGQYLVEPIPFLDGRLFVVGLGLVGLVLLLGVNYYGTEESSAFQNVTIGVETAIILVFVAVGVFFIDPGNLEPFAPFGAGGVVATTGIVFISFLGFEIIATVAGEIKNPSRTIPLSMILSVVLVTILYVLVMLVSTGVIPFESLGDSPIPVSDVAVVYLGPAGVVAIVFAAIIAAISSSNSSILAASRVIYAMGRDGVVTDWFNVSHPRFYTPHRAIAATGGVTTLLILAGLEVETIIALLAEAASFSFLVAYSLVHVSLVVFRRADPDGYDPSFALPRPLYPAVPILGVVLSLVVVSQMATVVIVIGSGIVAFGVVWYATYTRGRVVSEGLLGEAIRGTPAEPFRVVVPVSNPATQHGLLRLAAASAHANADRGTPELVAVNVTPANPSPYQNVEADRAKHQRDLLENAHDIAAQMDVTLRTRAVVAPDVGEAILDVLEEEAADEVVLGWDGTLDRDGHVFGATGDSVVRNARCDVSLVDLRRETVGTPVALIAPGHNAPVVAHQAVEFAAVDGTVPTLLNVQPSRGTDESDAEERGRSIVVDAAEAAGLDPSEYDVQVVVADDVGRAVVEASRQFDTVCVGVSGRAEGARIPFGTVTERVVHDVPGNVVLVRGA; from the coding sequence ATGAGCCTCGAGGGCGGTGAACTCGAACGGACGCTGGGCTTCGTCGAGGCGATGACGCTCGGCGGCGGGACGATGATCGGTGCGGGGATATTCATCCTCCCGGGCATCGCCGCCGAAACCGCCGGCCCCGCGAGCGCGCTCTCCTACGCCATCGCCGGCTTTGTCGCGCTGCTCGCGGCACTGTCGCTCTCCGAGTTGGCGACAGGAATGCCCATCGCCGGTGGGAGCTACCACTACGTCAACCGCGCCCTCGGCGGGCTCTTCGGGTCGGTCGTCGGCTGGGGCATGTGGACGGGACTCATGTTCGCGAGTGCGTTCTACATGATCGGCTTCGGGCAGTATCTCGTCGAACCGATTCCGTTCCTCGACGGGCGACTCTTCGTCGTCGGTCTGGGGCTCGTCGGGTTGGTCCTCCTCCTCGGGGTCAACTACTACGGTACCGAGGAGTCGAGTGCCTTCCAGAACGTCACCATCGGTGTCGAGACCGCCATCATCCTCGTCTTCGTCGCCGTCGGCGTGTTCTTCATCGACCCCGGAAACCTCGAACCGTTCGCCCCCTTCGGAGCCGGCGGTGTCGTCGCCACGACCGGTATCGTCTTCATCTCCTTTCTCGGCTTCGAGATCATCGCCACCGTCGCGGGCGAGATCAAGAACCCCAGTCGAACCATCCCGCTGTCGATGATCCTCTCGGTGGTGCTGGTGACGATACTCTACGTCCTCGTCATGCTCGTCAGTACGGGGGTGATTCCCTTCGAGTCGCTCGGCGACTCGCCCATCCCGGTTTCGGACGTAGCCGTCGTCTACCTGGGTCCAGCGGGGGTGGTCGCCATCGTCTTCGCCGCCATCATCGCGGCGATATCGAGCTCGAACTCCTCGATACTCGCAGCCTCGCGAGTCATCTACGCTATGGGGAGAGACGGCGTCGTGACCGACTGGTTCAACGTGAGCCACCCCCGGTTCTACACGCCCCACCGAGCGATCGCCGCCACCGGCGGCGTGACGACACTGCTGATCCTCGCCGGCCTCGAAGTGGAGACGATCATCGCACTGCTCGCAGAGGCGGCGAGCTTCAGCTTCCTCGTCGCCTACTCGCTCGTCCACGTCTCGCTCGTCGTCTTCCGGCGGGCAGACCCGGACGGCTACGACCCTTCGTTCGCCCTTCCACGGCCGCTCTACCCGGCCGTCCCGATACTGGGTGTGGTGCTGTCGCTCGTCGTCGTCTCACAGATGGCGACCGTCGTCATCGTCATCGGGTCGGGCATCGTCGCCTTCGGCGTCGTCTGGTACGCGACCTACACCCGGGGGCGGGTCGTGAGCGAAGGGCTCCTCGGCGAGGCGATTCGCGGGACGCCGGCTGAGCCGTTCCGCGTGGTCGTCCCGGTTTCGAATCCGGCGACACAGCACGGACTCCTCCGTCTGGCGGCGGCCAGCGCGCACGCCAACGCGGACCGTGGGACGCCCGAACTCGTCGCGGTCAACGTCACACCAGCCAACCCCTCACCGTACCAGAACGTCGAGGCCGACCGCGCCAAGCACCAGCGTGACCTGCTCGAAAACGCCCACGACATCGCTGCCCAGATGGACGTCACCCTCCGAACGAGGGCGGTGGTCGCTCCCGACGTCGGCGAGGCGATACTCGACGTCCTCGAAGAGGAGGCAGCCGACGAGGTCGTCCTCGGCTGGGACGGAACGCTCGACCGCGACGGCCACGTCTTCGGCGCGACGGGCGACTCGGTCGTCCGGAACGCCCGCTGTGACGTCTCGCTCGTCGACCTCAGACGCGAGACCGTCGGGACGCCGGTGGCACTCATCGCCCCGGGCCACAACGCGCCGGTCGTCGCACACCAAGCGGTCGAGTTCGCGGCCGTCGACGGGACGGTCCCGACCCTACTGAACGTCCAACCGTCCCGAGGGACGGACGAGTCGGACGCCGAAGAACGAGGACGGTCTATCGTCGTCGACGCCGCCGAGGCGGCGGGACTCGACCCCAGCGAGTACGACGTTCAGGTCGTCGTTGCCGACGACGTCGGGCGGGCAGTCGTCGAAGCAAGTCGCCAGTTCGACACCGTCTGTGTCGGCGTCTCGGGACGAGCCGAGGGGGCTCGAATCCCCTTCGGGACCGTCACCGAACGGGTCGTACACGACGTCCCGGGCAACGTCGTCTTGGTACGCGGTGCGTGA
- a CDS encoding ATP-dependent DNA helicase, with translation MADSTGHLQYFPYDAPYPNQEEAMDRIANSLARQQDVLLEGAPGTGKTLSALVPALYHAREEDKTVIITTNVHQQMRQFVADARAITKQKPIRAVVFKGKASMCHIDVGYQECQTLRDTTRSVVEKRADKAELKQREQALLDRMRSGDEDAAEARSAVVDELDTIDQELEDMESSNVCDYYYNNLVEDTGDFFDWLFEDVRTPDDIYEYAEEQGFCGYELLKEGMEGVDLVVCNYHHLLDPMIREQFFRWLDRDPEDVITVFDEAHNIESAARDHATRTLTENTLESALDELDDVDDSRAEFARNVIGAFCRALKSTYEENLPSYERDDVGDNWHDVSIASDERRDDLTMSFLQNYEGRGIDKEVELALQLGKSLDEDYEQAYKDGETTTRKECQTQQAAAFIAAWMDDGGKLGQHPMCSVRRDGGTEEIYGRAELYTCIPREVTKGLFEEVYASVLMSATIRPFDVTEDVLGLDDVATLAYGLEYPEENRRTYAVEGPALFASARGERETQETVTATLRDVIRFTPGNALLFFPSYAEAERYYERLGGGQGLVDGDRRTEFFLDEAGTPTEDLRQGFVTSDNGALFTSLWGTLAEGVSFDGDDARTVAVVGVPYPHLSERMEAVQDAYDRAYSDRSKEAGWRYAVEIPTIRKTRQALGRVIRSPDDFGVRVLLDKRYTNNDMGKYSVRGSFPPEEREELIDIGPDKLKFAMMNFYTDHAAYDGPPPKP, from the coding sequence GTGGCTGACTCGACCGGACATCTGCAGTATTTCCCCTACGACGCGCCCTACCCGAACCAGGAGGAGGCGATGGACCGCATCGCCAACTCGCTGGCGCGCCAGCAGGACGTCCTCCTGGAGGGTGCGCCCGGTACTGGCAAGACCCTCTCCGCGCTCGTCCCCGCCCTCTACCACGCCCGCGAGGAGGACAAGACCGTCATCATCACGACCAACGTCCACCAGCAGATGCGACAGTTCGTCGCCGACGCCCGCGCCATCACCAAGCAGAAGCCGATTCGCGCGGTCGTCTTCAAGGGCAAGGCCTCGATGTGTCACATCGACGTGGGCTACCAGGAGTGTCAGACCCTGCGCGATACGACCCGCAGCGTCGTCGAGAAACGCGCCGACAAGGCGGAGTTGAAACAGCGCGAGCAGGCCCTCCTCGACCGGATGCGCAGCGGCGACGAGGACGCTGCGGAGGCCCGCAGTGCCGTCGTGGACGAACTCGACACCATCGACCAGGAGCTGGAGGACATGGAGTCGAGCAACGTCTGTGACTACTACTACAACAACCTCGTCGAGGACACCGGCGACTTCTTCGACTGGCTGTTCGAGGACGTCCGCACCCCGGACGACATCTACGAGTACGCCGAGGAGCAGGGCTTCTGTGGCTACGAGTTGCTGAAGGAAGGGATGGAGGGCGTCGACCTCGTGGTCTGTAACTACCACCATCTACTCGACCCGATGATCCGCGAGCAGTTCTTCCGGTGGCTCGACCGGGACCCCGAGGACGTCATCACCGTCTTCGACGAGGCGCACAACATCGAGTCGGCGGCGCGGGACCACGCCACCCGCACGCTGACCGAGAACACCCTGGAGAGCGCGCTCGACGAACTCGACGACGTCGACGACTCCCGCGCCGAGTTCGCTCGCAACGTCATCGGCGCGTTCTGCCGCGCGCTGAAGTCGACCTACGAGGAGAACCTCCCGTCCTACGAGCGCGACGACGTCGGCGACAACTGGCACGACGTCAGTATCGCCAGCGACGAGCGTCGCGACGACCTGACGATGAGCTTCCTCCAGAACTACGAGGGCCGCGGTATCGACAAAGAGGTCGAACTCGCGCTCCAGCTCGGCAAGTCGCTCGACGAGGACTACGAGCAGGCGTACAAGGACGGCGAGACGACGACGCGCAAGGAGTGTCAGACCCAGCAGGCCGCGGCGTTCATCGCGGCGTGGATGGACGACGGCGGCAAACTCGGCCAGCATCCGATGTGTTCGGTCCGTCGTGACGGCGGCACCGAGGAGATCTACGGCCGCGCGGAACTCTACACCTGTATCCCCCGAGAAGTGACCAAGGGCCTGTTCGAGGAGGTCTACGCCAGCGTCCTGATGAGCGCGACCATCCGCCCGTTCGACGTGACCGAGGACGTCCTCGGTCTCGACGACGTGGCGACGCTCGCCTACGGACTGGAGTACCCGGAGGAGAACCGCCGCACCTACGCCGTCGAGGGCCCGGCACTGTTCGCCAGCGCCCGCGGCGAGCGGGAGACCCAAGAGACCGTCACGGCGACGCTCCGCGACGTCATCCGCTTTACGCCGGGCAACGCGCTGCTCTTCTTCCCCTCCTACGCGGAGGCCGAACGCTACTACGAACGGCTCGGCGGCGGGCAGGGCCTCGTCGACGGCGACAGGCGAACGGAGTTCTTCCTCGACGAGGCCGGGACGCCCACCGAAGACCTGCGGCAGGGCTTCGTCACCAGCGACAACGGCGCGCTGTTCACCTCGCTGTGGGGGACGCTCGCGGAAGGGGTCAGTTTCGACGGCGACGACGCCCGGACGGTCGCCGTCGTCGGCGTCCCCTATCCGCATCTCTCCGAGCGCATGGAGGCGGTGCAGGACGCCTACGACCGCGCCTACTCGGACCGCTCGAAGGAAGCTGGCTGGCGGTACGCCGTCGAGATTCCGACGATTCGCAAGACGCGACAGGCACTCGGTCGCGTGATTCGCTCGCCCGACGACTTCGGGGTTCGCGTCCTCCTGGACAAACGGTACACGAACAACGACATGGGCAAGTACAGCGTTCGCGGAAGTTTCCCGCCCGAGGAGCGCGAGGAACTCATCGACATCGGCCCGGACAAGCTGAAGTTCGCGATGATGAACTTCTACACCGACCACGCTGCCTACGACGGGCCGCCGCCGAAGCCGTAG
- a CDS encoding histidine kinase, whose protein sequence is MSTKTMTPTVTPTEQRAWKGGLAAGLAGGAVMGVMLTTMMTPVIEVAIPAMYGLSGGAAGWVIHMSHSAILGVAFVGLANALGVGEGLPKSVGLGVAYGVVLWILLAALVMPVWLGAVGFAGAPPLPNFNPTSLVGHVVYGGVLGAVFPFVREL, encoded by the coding sequence ATGTCAACCAAAACCATGACACCGACTGTCACACCGACCGAACAGCGTGCTTGGAAAGGCGGTCTCGCGGCCGGACTCGCCGGGGGAGCCGTGATGGGTGTCATGCTCACGACGATGATGACGCCGGTCATCGAGGTCGCGATTCCCGCGATGTACGGTCTCTCCGGCGGCGCGGCGGGCTGGGTCATCCACATGAGCCACTCGGCGATTCTCGGGGTCGCCTTCGTCGGACTCGCGAACGCGCTCGGCGTCGGCGAGGGGCTCCCGAAGAGTGTCGGGCTGGGTGTCGCCTACGGGGTCGTCCTCTGGATACTCCTCGCAGCCCTCGTCATGCCGGTCTGGCTCGGTGCGGTCGGCTTCGCGGGCGCGCCCCCGCTGCCGAACTTCAACCCGACGAGCCTCGTCGGCCATGTCGTCTACGGCGGCGTCTTGGGCGCCGTGTTCCCGTTCGTTCGGGAGCTGTGA